The following are encoded in a window of Cyanobacterium stanieri LEGE 03274 genomic DNA:
- a CDS encoding serine/threonine-protein kinase — protein sequence MNITCTRPYCQHPINSFKELKDTSILKTVQQKYCISCGMPLILAGRYLPKKLLGKGGFGAAYLAVDRYSPTMRKCVVKQFQPEGNMGEAELAVALELFEREALVLDDLGNRHPQIPDLFAYFPLLVPGTINGRKQGEEQYFYLVQEYIDGQDLEQELLQKGAFSEQEVTDILREVLNILTFVHENGSIHRDIKPSNIMRNREGVFYLLDFGAVKMATNHTPNPQLKSTGIYSMGFAPPEQMAGAQVFPSTDLYALAVTCVNLLTAQPTTDLYDAYSNTWQWRKYVTVGDRLGLTLEKMLQHNPAKRFQSARDALKIIDPPQLRGANAPSVTPQPAIKAPISRNTTPPLSDPEPMKIEPINPTQEGIKPVEKPSKPVKEKKNRAPLPVASILTGVSFWAFEGVLGAIAITSALSTFSMGIQMGVLGGIMGLLILILWKKVIEKWDLLLVGGATMALVYFLPLLHNSLFTIFDLPLLAVLIAPPVVALVTLFIASIFLLILSFLRNLF from the coding sequence ATGAATATCACCTGTACCCGCCCCTATTGTCAACATCCAATAAATAGTTTTAAAGAGTTAAAAGACACCTCCATACTAAAGACGGTACAACAAAAATACTGCATAAGTTGCGGTATGCCTTTAATTTTGGCAGGAAGATATTTACCGAAAAAACTATTGGGAAAAGGAGGATTTGGGGCGGCATATTTAGCGGTGGATAGATATAGCCCTACCATGAGAAAATGTGTGGTTAAGCAGTTTCAGCCCGAAGGAAATATGGGGGAAGCAGAATTGGCGGTGGCGTTGGAGTTGTTTGAGAGAGAAGCGTTAGTATTAGATGATTTAGGTAATCGTCATCCTCAAATTCCTGATTTATTTGCCTATTTTCCGTTACTGGTACCTGGCACAATAAATGGTAGAAAGCAGGGGGAAGAGCAATATTTTTATTTGGTGCAAGAATATATTGACGGACAAGATTTAGAGCAGGAATTGTTACAAAAAGGGGCTTTTTCTGAACAAGAGGTAACGGATATTTTAAGGGAAGTTCTTAATATTTTAACTTTTGTCCATGAAAATGGTTCAATTCATCGGGATATAAAGCCTTCTAATATTATGCGTAATCGTGAGGGGGTGTTTTATTTGCTCGACTTTGGGGCGGTAAAAATGGCGACGAATCACACTCCTAATCCTCAGTTAAAGTCCACGGGTATTTATTCTATGGGTTTTGCACCTCCTGAGCAAATGGCGGGGGCGCAAGTTTTTCCTTCTACTGATTTATATGCCTTGGCTGTTACTTGTGTAAATCTTTTGACGGCTCAGCCGACTACGGATTTATATGATGCTTATAGTAATACATGGCAATGGCGCAAGTATGTTACAGTGGGCGATCGCCTCGGGTTAACCTTAGAAAAAATGTTGCAACATAATCCAGCGAAAAGGTTTCAGAGTGCTAGGGATGCTCTAAAAATTATTGACCCTCCCCAACTCAGGGGGGCAAATGCTCCTTCTGTTACCCCTCAACCTGCCATTAAAGCCCCTATATCCAGAAATACAACTCCCCCCCTGTCTGATCCTGAACCTATGAAAATCGAGCCGATAAACCCGACACAGGAAGGAATTAAACCTGTGGAAAAACCATCAAAACCTGTAAAGGAGAAAAAAAATAGAGCCCCTTTACCTGTAGCCTCCATACTCACTGGAGTAAGTTTTTGGGCTTTTGAAGGGGTATTAGGGGCGATCGCCATTACTAGCGCCCTAAGCACTTTTTCCATGGGCATACAAATGGGAGTGTTAGGAGGAATCATGGGTTTACTAATTTTAATTCTTTGGAAAAAAGTAATAGAGAAATGGGATTTATTACTGGTTGGAGGTGCTACCATGGCCCTTGTTTATTTTCTTCCCCTACTTCATAACTCTTTATTTACCATTTTCGATTTACCCTTATTAGCCGTCTTGATTGCCCCCCCTGTGGTGGCCTTAGTTACCTTATTTATCGCCAGTATTTTTCTACTAATATTATCTTTTTTAAGAAATCTTTTCTAA
- a CDS encoding DUF3611 family protein, with the protein MTRNSQLSQPLPPVVQKVSSNLKRWGFWGFWSQLVLGIISTVTLLFATPALFETNERLQGVQFGIFCAFVGIILLVAALVIAYRYGKIGRRVENRDPAMRPKKSDTLNLIRIGLVLNLVGMLFAILGAEALVGLTLAKLLTLSPQLIGPNTDQYVNSLDMLIIQANTNTIAAHFSGIATSLFLLNRISS; encoded by the coding sequence ATGACGAGAAATTCGCAACTAAGTCAACCCCTGCCCCCTGTAGTTCAAAAAGTATCCAGCAACCTCAAGAGATGGGGTTTTTGGGGTTTTTGGTCTCAGTTAGTATTGGGTATTATTTCTACGGTAACTCTTTTATTTGCTACCCCTGCACTTTTCGAGACTAATGAGAGATTACAGGGGGTACAATTTGGCATTTTTTGTGCTTTTGTGGGCATTATTCTATTAGTGGCGGCTTTGGTGATTGCCTATCGTTACGGCAAAATTGGTAGAAGGGTTGAAAATAGAGATCCTGCTATGCGTCCTAAAAAGTCGGATACTCTCAATTTAATTCGCATCGGCTTGGTGTTAAATTTGGTGGGGATGTTATTTGCTATTCTTGGGGCTGAGGCTTTGGTGGGGCTAACTTTAGCTAAGTTGTTAACCCTCTCTCCTCAGTTGATTGGACCAAATACGGATCAATATGTTAATTCCCTTGATATGCTAATTATTCAGGCAAATACTAATACTATTGCGGCTCATTTTTCTGGTATTGCTACTTCTTTATTTTTGCTCAATCGCATCAGTAGTTAA
- a CDS encoding alpha/beta fold hydrolase, with amino-acid sequence MFPNAITESAKKLTESSSIELFNKIQFTHLPCDTSKQEIMSSYAVEGESDTPMVLLHGFDSSLLEYRRLFPLLTEKHQVWALDLLGFGFTERKEFLSFSPEGIKTHLYNFWSKMIAKPMVLVGASMGGATAIDFALTYPDAVDKLILLDSGGLTKKPIMSRFLFPPLDFLATEFLRNLKVRQSISETAYCDRTYAHEDALRCAALHLECENWNKALISFTKSGGYGSFASNLADIKAKTLIIWGKNDKILGIKPAHQFEKMIPQSKLIWIENCGHVPHLEKADITAQHILEFLSQS; translated from the coding sequence ATGTTTCCTAACGCCATTACTGAATCTGCAAAAAAATTGACAGAATCATCATCCATCGAGCTTTTTAATAAAATTCAATTTACCCATTTGCCCTGTGACACATCCAAACAAGAAATTATGAGTAGTTATGCCGTAGAGGGAGAAAGTGATACTCCCATGGTATTACTCCATGGTTTTGATAGTTCTTTACTTGAATATCGTCGTTTATTTCCTCTTTTAACCGAAAAACATCAGGTATGGGCGTTAGACTTATTGGGCTTTGGTTTTACTGAACGTAAAGAATTTTTATCCTTTTCCCCTGAGGGTATTAAAACACATTTATATAATTTCTGGTCAAAAATGATTGCTAAGCCCATGGTGTTAGTGGGTGCATCCATGGGAGGGGCAACGGCCATTGATTTTGCTTTAACTTATCCCGATGCAGTGGATAAATTAATACTTCTTGATAGTGGTGGATTAACGAAAAAACCCATCATGAGTAGGTTTTTGTTTCCTCCTCTGGATTTTTTAGCCACGGAATTTTTGCGTAACTTGAAAGTAAGACAGAGTATCAGTGAAACAGCTTATTGCGATCGCACCTACGCCCATGAAGATGCCCTCAGATGTGCTGCCTTGCACCTAGAATGTGAAAACTGGAACAAAGCCTTAATATCATTCACCAAAAGCGGCGGCTATGGCTCATTTGCCTCTAATCTTGCCGATATAAAAGCCAAAACCCTTATAATTTGGGGGAAAAACGACAAAATTTTGGGCATAAAACCAGCTCACCAATTTGAGAAAATGATACCCCAAAGTAAACTAATCTGGATAGAAAATTGTGGTCACGTTCCTCACCTAGAAAAAGCCGACATTACTGCCCAGCATATTTTAGAATTTTTGTCACAAAGCTAA
- a CDS encoding tetratricopeptide repeat protein, whose protein sequence is MDKNFILQEQQKDFCHRLKIDALCSCQSENCYSEIDTIKSSHVQAIINHLKPLLRDKKNNPNYQQLLSKYFLHRLGEQFLQQRYQDLVSLEKATNHLQNLNHNFIIKGNNNFNILVQTTLKSDEIYWFLNQEDIDKYELIIFFISIYSLQDDIQDYPLILAGFLPQEYIKKYITKDYITISDLFYGGGLKGYLRWARNHQINKFTRLGTFHDKKGEFDLAIHAYNQALNIGEANAHLYFLRGVALWKQGHYRRAIDDFSAVIKLDSNHLLAYHWRGFAYTYFQEYESALEDYEQEVRINPVSFLGYYKRALIKTKLGNFLGALDDYRICITINPSFFLAYYNRAFVYLKLKDYEDAMDDYVEALKFNPNLYQAHYNLGYIHQMLGNHSECIASYKNSLRLKPDYEKSYFNLAILQADLGYIQKAIALYDKILSMNPNFIQAKYNRDALFFIRENEGKLLGEYTEYNNQKNQKIPYLVDIKTYNSLIKKKESSD, encoded by the coding sequence ATGGATAAAAATTTTATTCTACAAGAACAACAAAAAGATTTCTGTCATCGCTTAAAAATAGATGCCCTTTGCTCTTGTCAATCGGAAAATTGTTATTCGGAAATAGATACCATTAAAAGTTCTCATGTTCAGGCAATTATTAATCATTTAAAGCCTTTATTGAGGGATAAAAAAAATAATCCGAATTATCAACAGTTATTATCTAAATATTTTCTCCATAGACTAGGAGAACAATTTTTACAACAACGGTATCAAGACTTAGTAAGTTTAGAAAAAGCTACGAATCATCTACAAAACCTTAATCATAACTTTATCATCAAGGGAAATAATAACTTTAATATTTTAGTGCAGACTACTTTAAAATCTGATGAGATTTATTGGTTTTTAAATCAAGAAGATATAGATAAATATGAACTAATTATTTTTTTTATTTCTATTTATAGTTTACAAGATGATATACAAGATTACCCTCTTATTTTAGCTGGTTTTTTACCTCAAGAATATATAAAAAAATATATCACAAAAGATTACATTACCATCTCTGATTTATTCTATGGTGGTGGTTTAAAAGGATATTTACGATGGGCTAGAAATCATCAAATTAATAAATTTACTCGCTTAGGAACTTTTCATGATAAAAAAGGTGAATTCGATTTAGCTATTCATGCTTATAATCAGGCTTTAAATATTGGAGAAGCTAATGCCCATTTATATTTTTTGCGGGGGGTAGCACTCTGGAAACAAGGGCATTATCGTCGGGCTATTGATGATTTTTCGGCGGTGATAAAACTTGATTCTAACCATCTGTTAGCTTATCATTGGCGTGGATTTGCTTACACTTATTTTCAAGAGTATGAGTCGGCGTTAGAAGATTATGAGCAGGAAGTTAGGATTAATCCTGTTAGCTTTTTGGGTTATTATAAACGAGCTTTAATTAAAACAAAATTAGGTAATTTTTTGGGAGCATTAGATGATTATCGTATTTGTATAACTATTAATCCTAGCTTTTTTTTAGCTTATTATAATCGAGCTTTTGTTTATCTTAAGTTAAAGGATTATGAGGATGCGATGGATGATTATGTCGAGGCTTTAAAATTTAATCCTAATTTATATCAAGCTCATTATAATCTTGGTTATATTCATCAAATGTTAGGTAATCATTCTGAATGTATTGCTTCTTATAAAAATTCTTTAAGGTTAAAACCTGATTATGAAAAGTCTTATTTTAATTTGGCTATTTTACAGGCTGATTTAGGTTATATACAAAAGGCGATCGCCCTTTACGACAAAATATTAAGTATGAATCCTAATTTTATTCAAGCAAAATATAATCGAGATGCTCTATTTTTTATTAGAGAAAATGAAGGTAAACTTTTAGGAGAATACACAGAGTATAATAATCAAAAAAATCAAAAAATTCCTTATTTAGTAGATATAAAAACTTATAATTCTCTAATTAAGAAAAAAGAATCTTCAGATTAA
- the tig gene encoding trigger factor → MKITQEKLPASQIGLEIEIPAETSKKTYEKVITQIARTTNIPGFRQGKVPRPILLQRLGHDRIKAAVLEELIQDSLKLAIEQESINSLGNYSLRSEFEDLVKDYQPGNAVVFKAAVDVPPEVTLGQYQGLKVQAEEIKYDPEAVDKLIEEQRQRLATLVPVEGRTAQMGDTAIVDFQGRKPAENEGEEGELIEGTKAEEFQVELAEGKFIPGFVEGIVGMNIDESKTLDLTFPEDYPQKDLASQPVIFSITLKDLKEKELPEVDDEFVKEVSEFETVTELRESLEKQYQEKAENDTKVNIQQALVDELLKHTTIEIPETMMEEEVQNLLMQTANEIQRMGVDLNQFFTREMVGRMRETARPEASKNLHTNLIVEKIAEQESITLTDEEVNEKIAEVTKDLNSSEIDQNKLQKFVKNDLLSDKVLSFLQEKNEVELVPEGTLKTEEKEEAEAETAEVAAE, encoded by the coding sequence ATGAAAATTACTCAGGAAAAACTTCCTGCTAGTCAAATCGGTTTAGAAATCGAAATTCCAGCAGAAACTTCTAAAAAAACCTATGAAAAAGTAATTACACAAATTGCCAGAACCACCAATATCCCCGGTTTTCGTCAAGGTAAAGTTCCCCGTCCTATTTTATTACAACGTTTAGGACATGACAGAATTAAAGCGGCGGTATTGGAGGAGTTAATTCAGGATAGTCTAAAATTGGCTATCGAACAAGAATCGATCAATTCTTTGGGTAATTATTCCTTGCGCTCTGAGTTTGAAGATTTAGTCAAAGACTATCAGCCAGGTAATGCCGTAGTATTTAAGGCGGCGGTTGATGTTCCCCCCGAGGTTACTTTAGGGCAATATCAAGGCTTAAAAGTTCAGGCAGAAGAAATTAAATATGATCCTGAAGCGGTAGATAAACTTATTGAAGAACAAAGACAGCGTTTAGCTACCCTTGTACCTGTAGAAGGTAGAACGGCTCAAATGGGAGATACTGCCATTGTTGATTTTCAAGGTCGTAAACCCGCTGAAAATGAAGGGGAAGAAGGAGAATTAATTGAGGGTACTAAGGCTGAAGAATTTCAAGTAGAATTAGCAGAAGGTAAATTTATTCCCGGATTTGTAGAAGGTATTGTGGGAATGAATATTGATGAGAGTAAAACCCTTGATTTAACTTTCCCTGAAGATTATCCTCAGAAGGATTTGGCTAGTCAACCTGTGATTTTCTCTATTACCCTCAAGGATTTGAAAGAGAAGGAATTACCGGAGGTTGATGATGAGTTTGTGAAGGAGGTTAGCGAGTTTGAAACCGTTACCGAGTTAAGGGAATCCTTAGAAAAGCAGTATCAGGAGAAGGCGGAAAATGATACTAAGGTCAATATTCAACAGGCTTTAGTAGATGAGCTTTTAAAACATACTACCATCGAAATACCTGAAACCATGATGGAAGAAGAAGTTCAAAACCTCTTAATGCAAACTGCTAATGAAATTCAGCGTATGGGGGTTGATCTTAATCAATTCTTTACTAGGGAAATGGTGGGTAGAATGCGTGAAACTGCCCGTCCTGAAGCTAGTAAAAATTTACATACTAATCTCATCGTTGAAAAAATTGCTGAGCAAGAATCTATCACTTTAACGGATGAGGAAGTTAATGAAAAAATCGCTGAGGTAACTAAGGATTTAAATTCTAGCGAGATTGACCAAAACAAGTTACAAAAGTTTGTTAAGAATGATCTTTTGTCTGATAAGGTTTTGAGTTTCTTACAGGAAAAAAATGAAGTTGAATTAGTGCCTGAGGGTACTTTGAAAACTGAGGAGAAGGAAGAAGCTGAGGCGGAAACTGCTGAGGTAGCCGCAGAGTAA
- the hisIE gene encoding bifunctional phosphoribosyl-AMP cyclohydrolase/phosphoribosyl-ATP diphosphatase HisIE has translation MPLKQSIPLDDIAYNEKGLVAAIAQDHLDGTVLMMAWMNKESLQKTLDTGEAWYWSRSRQELWHKGATSGHIQKVKAIRYDCDSDALLLTIEQIGDIACHTGERSCFHQIDHSKSAPPADTLTELYKVICDRKNNPTEKSYTCSLFQGGDNKILKKIGEETAEVVMAFKDDNPTEIAGEVSDLLYHTLVALAHHNVDIREVYKKLDERKK, from the coding sequence ATGCCCTTAAAACAATCAATCCCCCTTGATGACATTGCCTACAACGAAAAAGGATTAGTAGCTGCGATCGCACAGGATCACTTAGATGGTACAGTATTAATGATGGCATGGATGAACAAAGAATCCCTCCAAAAAACCCTCGATACAGGAGAAGCATGGTATTGGAGTCGCTCCCGTCAAGAATTATGGCACAAAGGGGCCACCTCAGGACATATTCAAAAAGTAAAAGCCATTCGTTATGATTGTGACAGTGACGCTTTACTACTCACCATCGAACAAATAGGGGACATTGCCTGTCATACAGGGGAAAGAAGTTGTTTCCACCAAATAGATCATAGCAAATCTGCTCCCCCTGCCGATACCCTAACGGAATTATATAAAGTAATTTGCGATCGCAAAAATAATCCAACCGAGAAATCATACACCTGTAGCCTATTCCAAGGGGGAGATAATAAAATTCTCAAAAAAATCGGGGAAGAAACCGCCGAAGTCGTTATGGCATTTAAAGACGACAACCCCACCGAAATCGCAGGGGAAGTGAGTGACTTGTTATATCATACCCTCGTAGCCCTAGCCCATCATAACGTTGACATCAGGGAAGTATATAAAAAACTAGACGAAAGAAAAAAATAA
- the fni gene encoding type 2 isopentenyl-diphosphate Delta-isomerase codes for MGENQTATQTRKDDHIRICLDEKVQCGNISNGLEKYHFNHVCLPELDYEKINISSQFLGKKIDSPLLISSMTGGTTNAQLINQRLAKIAQKYHLAMGIGSGRVIIEKPEVASTFKVRSYAPDVLLFANIGAVQLNYGYGYKECLELVKILEADALILHLNPLQECIQPQGDTNFKDLLTKIAQLCENLPVPVIAKEVGNGISADMAEKLINVGVKSIDVAGAGGTSWAMVESERANNPLQRELGKTFANWGIPTADCVADISSKYPDIPLIASGGIRNGLEVAKLIALGADLVGLAYPFLKAAMESTQALDFLVNLLNVEIKTTLFCTGSKDLSSLHQNLIIK; via the coding sequence ATGGGAGAAAATCAAACCGCAACTCAAACCAGAAAAGATGATCATATTCGGATTTGTTTAGATGAAAAAGTACAATGTGGTAACATATCCAATGGCTTAGAAAAATATCATTTTAATCATGTTTGCTTACCAGAATTAGATTATGAAAAGATTAATATTAGCAGTCAATTCTTAGGTAAAAAAATTGATTCACCCCTACTGATTTCTTCCATGACAGGAGGCACAACCAATGCTCAATTAATTAATCAAAGATTAGCTAAAATCGCTCAAAAATATCATCTTGCCATGGGTATTGGTTCCGGTCGTGTTATCATTGAAAAACCTGAAGTAGCCTCTACATTTAAAGTGCGATCGTACGCTCCCGATGTACTCCTATTCGCTAATATTGGTGCAGTACAACTCAACTACGGCTATGGTTATAAAGAATGCCTCGAATTAGTTAAAATCCTTGAAGCCGATGCCCTCATCTTGCACCTTAACCCCCTCCAAGAATGTATCCAACCCCAAGGAGATACAAACTTTAAAGACTTACTAACCAAAATTGCCCAATTATGCGAGAATTTACCAGTGCCAGTCATTGCCAAAGAAGTCGGTAACGGTATTTCCGCTGATATGGCAGAAAAACTTATTAATGTAGGTGTAAAATCCATCGATGTAGCAGGGGCAGGAGGCACATCTTGGGCTATGGTAGAAAGTGAAAGGGCAAATAACCCTCTACAAAGAGAATTGGGCAAAACCTTCGCTAATTGGGGTATTCCTACCGCCGACTGTGTAGCTGATATTAGCAGTAAATATCCTGACATTCCCCTTATCGCTTCAGGGGGTATTCGTAATGGCTTAGAAGTTGCTAAATTAATTGCCCTTGGGGCAGACTTGGTGGGTTTGGCTTATCCCTTTCTCAAAGCCGCTATGGAATCCACCCAAGCCCTTGATTTTTTGGTAAATCTATTGAATGTGGAGATAAAAACTACTCTTTTTTGTACGGGAAGTAAAGATTTATCCAGCTTACATCAAAATTTGATTATTAAATAG
- the queF gene encoding preQ(1) synthase yields the protein MAEEKKEMMYGERAIAEGSLITFPNPRPGRVYNVSVTLPEFTCKCPFSGYPDFATIYINYSPDQKVVELKAIKLYINNYRDRYISHEESINQILDDFVEACDPLYISVKGDFYPRGNVHTVIEVEHRKNEQ from the coding sequence ATGGCTGAAGAAAAGAAAGAAATGATGTACGGGGAAAGGGCGATCGCAGAGGGTTCTTTAATCACCTTCCCCAATCCTCGCCCTGGCAGGGTTTATAATGTTAGTGTGACGTTACCTGAGTTTACTTGCAAATGTCCTTTTTCGGGTTATCCTGATTTTGCGACTATTTATATTAATTATTCTCCTGATCAAAAGGTAGTAGAGTTAAAAGCGATCAAACTTTATATTAATAATTATCGCGATCGCTACATATCCCATGAAGAATCTATTAATCAGATTTTAGATGACTTTGTGGAAGCCTGTGATCCTCTTTATATTTCGGTGAAGGGTGATTTTTATCCTCGGGGTAATGTACATACGGTTATTGAAGTCGAACACCGCAAGAATGAGCAATAA
- a CDS encoding alpha-ketoglutarate-dependent dioxygenase AlkB family protein, producing MGKIELPHSQIYYYPDFFDSVTSDKLFILLHGEIEWRQDYITLFGKTHLQPRLTAWYADEGLTYTYSNITMYPHGWINCLEEIKNKVESFVQVKFNSVLLNYYRHGKDSMGWHSDNEPELGKNPLIASVSLGGQRRFMLKARDKKNSLKSEISLSHGSLLVMGGETQHYWLHQIPKTSKVVEPRINLTFRFIKSSING from the coding sequence ATGGGAAAAATAGAGCTACCCCACAGCCAGATATATTACTATCCAGATTTTTTTGATTCCGTCACCAGTGATAAGTTATTTATCCTGTTGCATGGAGAAATTGAGTGGAGACAAGATTATATTACTTTGTTTGGCAAAACCCATTTACAGCCTCGCCTAACGGCTTGGTATGCGGATGAAGGTTTAACTTACACTTATTCTAATATCACCATGTATCCCCATGGTTGGATTAATTGTTTAGAGGAGATTAAAAATAAGGTAGAATCTTTTGTGCAAGTTAAATTTAATAGTGTTTTACTGAACTATTATCGCCACGGTAAAGATAGCATGGGATGGCATAGCGATAATGAGCCAGAATTAGGGAAAAACCCGCTCATTGCTTCAGTGAGTTTAGGAGGGCAAAGGCGTTTTATGTTGAAGGCTAGGGATAAGAAAAATTCTCTTAAGTCAGAGATTTCCCTTTCCCATGGTAGTTTGTTAGTAATGGGGGGAGAAACTCAACATTATTGGTTACATCAAATTCCTAAGACGAGTAAAGTTGTTGAGCCTCGAATTAACCTTACTTTCCGATTCATTAAATCATCAATTAATGGGTAA
- a CDS encoding ATP-dependent Zn protease: MQQTGLNILAITIFTVTLSVLLGPLLNISPYIPAGGTFIILSLITVDTLSWENKGVNLLINIFASAEQKERIIYHEAGHFLTAHLFNIPIKDYTLTAWETLKKRNGGTGGVIFDIDFLEKKGQDMREFNLLIERFGVVLMGGIAAEKLQYHNSEGGQEDLLKFAEIYAPITLTNSNLEMRKRLALLQATTMIETHNEAYLKLIEFMRQRKSVEECQGLLNESISLS; this comes from the coding sequence ATGCAACAAACAGGACTAAATATATTAGCAATAACTATTTTTACTGTCACATTATCAGTATTATTAGGCCCTCTTTTAAATATATCTCCTTACATTCCCGCAGGAGGAACATTTATAATTTTAAGTCTCATCACTGTAGATACTTTAAGTTGGGAAAATAAAGGAGTTAATCTATTAATTAATATTTTTGCTTCTGCTGAACAAAAAGAAAGGATAATTTACCATGAAGCAGGACATTTTCTAACTGCTCATTTATTTAATATTCCTATTAAAGATTATACTTTAACAGCATGGGAAACATTAAAAAAAAGAAATGGAGGAACGGGAGGAGTAATTTTCGATATAGACTTTTTAGAAAAAAAAGGTCAAGATATGAGAGAATTTAATTTACTTATAGAGCGTTTCGGGGTAGTTTTAATGGGAGGAATTGCCGCTGAAAAACTTCAATATCACAACAGTGAGGGAGGGCAAGAAGATTTATTAAAATTTGCGGAAATTTATGCCCCTATTACCCTTACTAATTCTAATTTAGAAATGCGTAAAAGATTGGCTCTTTTACAGGCTACAACAATGATTGAAACTCATAATGAGGCTTATTTAAAGTTAATTGAATTTATGCGTCAACGTAAGTCTGTGGAAGAATGTCAAGGGTTATTAAATGAGAGTATATCTTTATCTTAA
- a CDS encoding NAD(P)/FAD-dependent oxidoreductase encodes MSNKSFQILIIGGGAAGVTVASQLMKKNNNLRIAILEPSENHYYQPAWTLVGGGVYQFEDTVKHEDKLIPRGVTWIKDFAENVDPNQNQVTTKTGQIINYDYLVVCPGVQIKWDSITGFRDTVGKNNVTSNYVKEVVDYTWETINNFKGGTAIFTFPAGAIKCPGAPQKIMYMAEETFAKNGVRDKTKIIYANATGKMFGVPAYCKPLEEIVQRKGIEVKYGHNLIELKPDTQEAVFAVNDGENVTIKYDMIHVSPAMKAPDFISSSAIGNEGGWVDVDKFTCQHNQYPNIFALGDASSIPTSKTAAAIRKEAPVVVNNILALMAQQKPIDKYAGYACCPLVTGYGKTIMAEFDYTKEPTPSFPLDPTKERASMWLVKRYALPWIYWNRMLKGEPFEADSWRFLLK; translated from the coding sequence ATGAGTAATAAATCATTTCAAATATTAATCATCGGCGGAGGTGCGGCAGGAGTTACCGTCGCTTCTCAGTTGATGAAAAAAAATAATAACCTTCGTATTGCTATCCTTGAACCATCAGAAAACCATTATTATCAACCAGCTTGGACATTAGTAGGTGGTGGAGTATATCAATTTGAAGATACCGTTAAACATGAAGATAAACTAATACCCCGTGGCGTAACCTGGATCAAAGATTTTGCTGAAAATGTTGACCCCAATCAAAACCAAGTTACCACAAAAACAGGTCAAATTATTAACTATGATTATTTAGTGGTATGCCCAGGGGTACAAATAAAATGGGATAGTATCACTGGTTTTCGAGATACCGTCGGTAAAAATAATGTTACCTCAAACTATGTTAAAGAGGTAGTTGACTATACTTGGGAAACCATTAATAACTTCAAAGGGGGTACAGCTATTTTTACTTTCCCCGCTGGGGCGATAAAATGTCCTGGCGCACCCCAAAAGATTATGTATATGGCCGAGGAAACCTTTGCCAAAAATGGCGTTAGGGATAAAACCAAAATTATTTATGCCAATGCCACAGGAAAAATGTTTGGTGTACCAGCTTATTGTAAACCCCTAGAAGAAATCGTTCAACGTAAAGGTATTGAGGTTAAATATGGTCATAATTTAATTGAGTTAAAACCCGACACCCAAGAAGCCGTTTTTGCGGTTAATGATGGTGAAAATGTCACCATTAAATATGATATGATCCACGTATCTCCTGCCATGAAAGCTCCTGATTTTATTAGCTCCAGTGCGATCGGCAATGAAGGAGGATGGGTAGATGTAGATAAATTCACCTGTCAACATAACCAATACCCCAACATATTTGCCCTCGGAGACGCTTCCTCCATTCCTACCTCCAAAACCGCCGCCGCTATTCGTAAAGAAGCCCCTGTGGTAGTAAATAATATTCTGGCATTGATGGCACAACAAAAACCCATCGATAAATACGCAGGTTATGCCTGTTGCCCCCTCGTCACAGGTTATGGTAAAACCATCATGGCAGAATTCGATTATACCAAAGAGCCTACCCCTAGTTTTCCCCTTGATCCTACGAAGGAAAGGGCTAGTATGTGGCTAGTAAAAAGATATGCCTTACCATGGATTTATTGGAATAGAATGCTTAAAGGAGAACCTTTTGAGGCTGATAGTTGGCGTTTTCTCTTAAAATAG